CTAACTGGCTCGGCTTTTACGTATCTTTATGAACTTCAATCAAGGCTGCAACTTCCGGAGTGTTCTTAAAGTTGTGAGGGGTACGCAAGATGTAAACACAAGATACACAGATCAGAGGTCTCTCAAACAACAGTTTGAGGTTCAATTGGTTTCACCTAAGATTGTCTCTCCAACTATAGCctagttcccatatacgtcgctaAGCACCGGCGatagcaccgcaggctattagtgGTGAATTGGGAACCtatgcgccgaggaccgccggtagttgccggcggcattgcaatagtttagcgctgttcaaatttcgccaaAGGCCGCAGGAAAAacattcccgaaatgcactgtacgggtgagGTTAGGGTGGGATGCTTTCCACTGTAACAGATAAACGGAAACCACTAGCATAAAATGGAACTGcttatgaaacattttaaatactgaTTTTGTAAATTAACTCTGTTCAAACCCTTTTTGCTATAGTATAGTTCCGGAGGCAGCCTGATGGTTTAAAACTCCTGGCCTCCAAACACAGGTTAGGGTTCAACTCCCAAAAAGGCCACTGACAGCGACAGGAATATCATCAAACCTCAATTTACTCTCTACcatgggcatgtctccagtcattaaGGTTTCCTTGACACTAGACTCAGACATTTCCAGTCAAGATCACAGAGGCAATATTTGTACAACAATACTTTTATAAACATGCGCAGCCTCTACTCGCGGTAGGCTAAGCCATCATCATATCTGATCTTCGAGGAATTGGTTACTCAAACATGAGATACTTTCTTATTTGACATGAAACAATGGAATCCTTTAAAcaacaaatacattgtataaaaataatctgATCGAGATCGTGGAAATTCTGTCATACATATTATAGAAACCTTTTTAATATGTGGTAAAAGTATATACTttttgctttgttgtttttCAGTATAAACTAGAATGCCGCTGTCATGATCAGTTTATGTAAATTTGAATATGAAAGCTGCCATGGTTTCAGACTCCCTTAGACAGGTCCTCTCCCTTCAGGCATCTCCTCAATCCTATCAAAAGTTGTCATTTTGTTAACTAGCTTctatcactgtttccatgaagCGGTTAATTTGCAAGGTTGTGTCATCCACATGATGAAACCGGCAAACGTCcacaagtcaagcgagtttcaTGTACTCTCAAATTTTTCCAATTTGAGATGCAACTGAATTGTCGTATTGTGTGGATAACTCCCATGTTTATGTCTTTAATCAGGCTTTCAATTTAAAACTGATAGTTTTCACAAATTGTAAATGGAATTTAAAGCAGTTTTAACTACCAAACTCACCGCTAGCCGCTGCTAAGCCATCTTTGTATGGCTTCACACTTTTATAGCATGCTGCACAGTCATCtatctaataatttttgttgagTTTGACCTTTGTTTTGCAGCCTTCGACCTGGTTCCACTCACAGGGGTAACAGGAATAAGGTTGTTTAATCCTCTAACTGCTGTCAGTGCGGCTCGTAGCACTACTAGCAGTCTTGTCATGTTGTCCTGATTGGAATGTAATGAAATGGGTTAGCCTGGTTAGCCTGTTCACCCAGCTTAACTATCAATGTTTCTATCGTCATGATGACACGAATTTGAATTTGTGCGCATTTGGAGCTACCTTGCGATGAGTGTTACAATGGACATGCAGATTAACATcagtgctttgttaaaaaagataaagaaTTCTACACCAGAGGGTCATAGCAGTTTCATGTCTCATTTGGCAGCAACCTTTCAAATAGGAATGCCTGAAatatggaaaatgtttaaaatggaatagcttgtacGGTGATTTCTCTTACATCGTCCACATTTGCCgtttccatcttttgcaagcttggaacatttgataaaaatttgtgtgtaACAAAAATCAATTATAGCAAATAGCATGTTTCTCTGTTACAGCACTATGTCTGTTTAGTAACTGCGCAGTTAGaaatgttataaataaaaactgCTACTTTGTGCTCTGTTCAATCATCAACAGAACCGGTGGTCTACAGTGGACAAGGTCTGCTGCAAACTacttttaaagcacataaattacataattttgttattatatatttcaatacatccaTGTCTTGGCCTTCGAATGAGCCTgttttcaatacacaaagaataatagaactatgaaaaacagggtgtcaaaaataTGTCCTGCAAagaaaacacttggttcaggttctcaaattTTGACGTCATCATTATCATtcatccctttcgctgccattgagacTGCGCTTTTTTGTGACCATcagtgctcttaaacccagagagagctaataataaactagcattttagataatcaacaatgcctggggatcgtgctaacgcccgaccaatacaaacacatgttctgagttaatagattttgggtgattgttagagtttgcttttttcatccttttgttcattttaaacgtagtaattattattacatcgttttatatgatggcattgtttgtTCCATACAGAAATGTCGAGGAAATCGACCCCGAGCTGCTTGTGATGCAAGAGGTTGCTGAAGAGAGACAAAGAGTAAGTGAActtgattaataactaattagtaattaaatataaatattaaagttgaaatatttatattatattattaaatatttgaataaattgtaTGGTAAATAGAATACAGATGTATTGGATAGTGAAATTAATCACTTTGTGTTTgatatatactagcttataggCAAATCAAGTTATTTACAGTTGGCTTCTCTATTTTGAACAGAGAGTACAGTGTACAGAGTACAGTGAGTCAACAACCccaatgattgatttaattcaattgacttctacagcaaaatagaacaaaaacagaaatgactacCAACAACATACCTGGTTGTTGGCCACTCATAGCTGTTCACCCTCTAATCAATAAAATTACTAACCATCATTTATTGATCATAGGTGATTGAGGAATATCAAGATGTAAGAAGATGGTGCCACTGTAGACATTGTGCCTTGATGCCCACTAGAGCCCAGAATGTATGCTGTCAAGAACATGCTGCAGCATCAGAAAAGATTTTGGCTGGAGACAGGTTAGTGCCAATTCAATGGTTATCACTAGTATCGGAACATAATGCTTGCTCTTGGCTATACCCTGGCAGTACTGTGACTCTTGTATGCGGGGATtgacatgttttgttgttttctcACTTTAGTTGCATAACAATGAACCCTAGGTGGAACAACTACTACAGGAAGCACCTCTAGAAATATCTAGGAATCAATACCTGGTATATTATGGTAAGTAGTTATCATACTTGTTGCCTCTCGTCTCCAGCGATTTGATATAATAGCAGTgattatataaacagtttataagcacatttattactaattatattttatttctagatGACAAATATGTTCTTACTGGTGAACCAGTGGAACAAGGACTAAGACAGAGGTTCTTTGGCTATCAAAACCTGGTGTTCTGGCTATATCCTGGACTTCGAAGAAATGAGAAGCATCCGCTTCCAGCTTGCACGTATCACTATGTCCATTTAAAATTTCCTAACACTGATAATAAATAACTTTATAGTGAATATCATGAATAGATTGATACTGTTGGGCATATACTGATTGCCCTATAAATAAATTCACCACATCTGATAATAAATAACTTTATAGTGAATATCATGAATAGATTGATACTGTTGGGCATATACTGATTGCCCTATAAATAAATTCATCACATAGCTGTTTTTGTCttctaactttaaaaacataaataaaatacaacaggAAACTAAAACAATTCCTTTTCCGCTTAGCAGTTGTCTGGTTTGAAGCCCCCTTGTTGGTGTCAGTCTTATTCTTGGTAGTCGTCTTCTTCTTTGTTGGTGCTGGAGTTTGACCCTTGAAAACAGTAACACTACTAAACAACTGTGTGCTACACCCTTACCAAACCATCACATGTACAACCTGTCAAGTAGGCATCCTTTCAGCACGCTGTTTGTTCTCTTGTTAGcattagtttatattatatctTGTCTTTGGAGAGAGGATGGCAAAACTAAGGATATTATTCAAGTTATGAAGCTATTGATAAGATTGCTTTGTATATGACAGGAATTTCTACCCACCTTTTGTCAACTTCAGGTTTGGGCTCTTGTGAAAGTAGTTGCTgttgtagtagtattattatctgaaGAATTCTTATTGCTTTCCatgttgctttctaaatatgattatgcttcaataaatataatctCATTGATAAACTGTCGACCTGCcgtggcgtggccctaggactatatgtaattCGCATTCTCGGGAGATcacacaatgcttgaaattaattagcctcagttgtgcccctcaacatcacaataaaaaatatatggaTAGTGCACAATATCATTGAAAAAACATAATATGGTGCTTGGATTTTGAGCTATTTATCAAAGAAATAATCAGTACATGGAGAGATGATGACACTGATCCCTTTGTCATGTTCATCGTCTCTCttgagttgtcctaccttcgcctgcctcTGGCGTCATTAtggtagttgataaataagtggtaagagcacacaacaccgaatataaCAATTGTGATGTAATAGTTTACGACCTATAATATTGAGCTTTTCTgcagtagagctctggggaaatcctataaacaccaaccaatgtatgtttcaccatgtcaaacaatggctcatttgaaagccaagatattgaagaacctgaacaagctgaaacagtactgatataaCTGAGGTGGTTTAATTTAATTTGACACTTGATTTAGTTTGGAATATCTGTTCCTACAGGCAGCGCAACTTGTTCCATACGGCAACCGTTGGTAATCAGCTTTGAGAATCCAGTTTGAAGACTAACAAGCAACACAAAATCTCAAGAAACAAGAATGCTTAAGCATTTCTCATGAAAAGTCTAGAGTTGTCATCCTTTTCACTTGACAAACTGAAGACACATGATGATGTAAGTTCTCACATACCATATGTCTGTAAATAAACACCTTCATGTTCCAATCTGCACTTTGTGTGAACCTCTCATTCTTTAGTCTAACAAAAGTAGTCCATCACTTACAGAGTATTTCTATCATAGCAGTTATAATAGCAGCTGAGGCGTATGTTCATTCATTATTGCAAATTAGCTTCCAAGCAGAGTTTCGTTATCAGAAATTAGCTgtaaaacttgttttaaaacATGTATCAAATATTAAgttattagttttatatataagtttttcATTATTAACATATTTACCTAAAATTTAAACTTAATGAAAAGGCAATCTCTACTTTAACAAACTGcctgaggtttgactgtgtaACATGACTTCTACAGTGTGCACATCTAtgcaaatcattttaaaatcagCCACAGAAGGCAACTCTTTTACTAATCAACTTCTACCGTCGGGTCTGTCGGTACTAGAACAGTAAACCATCATAACAATGTGACTAGTGGCTGTCATAtcaattcatcaaggctaattttattaataactagttatgccAAGGCAGTCAATTAGTGCAGGTAATAGTGCGCTGGGCGATCAAGCTGAAAGTTGTGTGTTCAAATCCCGTTAAAAGCATTTCTTTTCTGTAACACTTCAGCAGGGCttcagacatacagacacacaaatggacatggctcttattatagtgaatatTATGAAATACACATTCATGTAGATATATTTTACCAGCAGGAATGATTGACCTCTTTGCCTAAAAAATAGGAGAGTCTAGGGCACTGATGAAATGGAAAACACACAAATGGACATGTATGTGTCTTCAGCTATATGTGTGTCATCTCTCAACATAATCCGCAGTTcccaaagtttgtgtgtatgtctAGCTATCGCTATTAAAATCGTTGAAATCAAATTCCACATtctgatgaatttgaactcacagagattgtaaccacaagttttaaatccacacactctaccactgagctatacgaTGTATATTggtcaatagtgtatcatatactgtataacatatgcactctctaccactgagctatacaatgcatattggtcaatagtgtatcatatactgtataacatatccacacactctaccactgagctatataatgcacattgatcaatagtgtatcatatactgtataacatatgcacacactctaccactgagctatacaatgcatattggtCAATAGTGTAtcgtatactgtataacatatgcgcactctaccactgagctatgcaatgcatattgatcaatagtgtatcatatactgtataacatatgcacacactctaccgctgagctatataatgcatattgatcaatagtgtatcatatactgtataacatatg
Above is a genomic segment from Watersipora subatra chromosome 6, tzWatSuba1.1, whole genome shotgun sequence containing:
- the LOC137398942 gene encoding uncharacterized protein; translation: MPTRAQNVCCQEHAAASEKILTGDSCITMNPGVEQLLQEAPLEMSRNQHLVYYDDKYVLTGEPVEQGLRQRFFGYQNLVFWLYPGLRRNEKHPLPACTYHYVHLKFPNTDNK